A window of the Xiashengella succiniciproducens genome harbors these coding sequences:
- the tatC gene encoding twin-arginine translocase subunit TatC — protein MAAEKQDMTFLEHLEELRWHIFRSLIAVFVLAIPAFIFKHVVFDIILLGPGKPDFYTNQLLCRIAEMAGTPSLCINQEPLKLQNISMSGQFTMHLGISFMAGIILAIPYIFYELWTFIKPALYENELRQSRRCFGAAGILFMAGVLFAYYLIVPLSIYFLATYQVSESVENIINFSSYVSTVASIVLTTGLVFELPVLIWLLSSIGVVSSALLRKYRRHAIVLVVAVAAIITPPDVISQIMVSIPLLFLYEAGIIIAERVEKKKLLRNN, from the coding sequence ATGGCAGCAGAAAAACAGGATATGACCTTTCTTGAGCACCTTGAGGAGCTCAGATGGCATATTTTCCGCTCTCTTATCGCAGTGTTTGTTTTGGCGATACCTGCTTTTATTTTTAAGCATGTGGTCTTTGATATTATCTTGCTAGGCCCCGGAAAGCCTGATTTCTATACAAACCAACTGCTTTGCAGGATTGCAGAAATGGCAGGGACGCCATCTCTGTGTATTAATCAGGAGCCACTGAAACTGCAAAATATAAGCATGTCAGGCCAGTTTACTATGCACCTGGGGATTTCGTTTATGGCAGGCATAATTCTGGCAATACCTTATATTTTTTACGAATTGTGGACCTTTATAAAACCTGCCCTATATGAGAATGAACTCAGGCAAAGTCGCCGCTGCTTTGGAGCAGCGGGAATCCTGTTTATGGCAGGGGTTCTCTTTGCATATTATCTGATAGTCCCGCTTTCTATTTATTTTTTAGCTACCTATCAGGTAAGTGAAAGTGTGGAAAATATCATAAATTTCAGTTCCTATGTGTCGACAGTGGCATCCATAGTACTTACAACCGGTTTGGTGTTTGAACTGCCGGTGCTGATTTGGCTGCTCAGTAGTATTGGTGTTGTTAGCAGTGCCCTTCTGCGCAAATACAGGAGACATGCCATAGTGTTGGTTGTAGCAGTTGCAGCTATCATTACACCACCAGATGTGATTAGCCAGATAATGGTTAGTATACCGCTACTCTTTCTATATGAGGCTGGTATAATTATTGCGGAAAGGGTTGAGAAGAAGAAACTTTTAAGAAATAACTGA
- the lptB gene encoding LPS export ABC transporter ATP-binding protein encodes MSDNSELVLHTKNLVKRYKNRTVVKGVSVEVRQGEIVGLLGPNGAGKTTTFYMIVGLIQPNEGEIYLNEDLITREPVYKRAQKGIGYLAQEASVFRNLSVEDNIKAVLEMTDFPKDYQKQRCEELLEEFSLTHIRKSKGIQLSGGERRRTEIARALAINPKFILLDEPFAGVDPIAVRDIQEIVAKLKYKNIGILITDHNVHETLSITDRAYLLFEGKILKAGSAEELADDPDVRRVYLGDDFILRRRTFEVS; translated from the coding sequence ATGAGTGATAATTCAGAGTTGGTGCTTCATACCAAGAATCTGGTAAAGCGATATAAGAACCGCACTGTGGTAAAAGGGGTCTCGGTAGAGGTAAGACAGGGTGAGATCGTGGGTTTGCTTGGACCAAATGGTGCCGGCAAGACCACTACGTTTTACATGATAGTAGGTCTTATCCAGCCAAATGAGGGTGAAATATATCTAAATGAGGACCTTATCACCCGCGAACCTGTGTACAAGAGGGCTCAAAAAGGTATCGGCTATCTGGCTCAGGAAGCCAGCGTATTCCGCAACCTCAGTGTTGAGGACAATATCAAGGCTGTACTTGAAATGACCGACTTCCCCAAGGACTACCAGAAGCAAAGGTGCGAGGAATTGCTTGAGGAGTTCAGCCTTACTCATATACGCAAGAGCAAGGGGATACAGCTTTCGGGAGGAGAACGTCGCCGTACTGAGATCGCCAGAGCACTTGCTATCAACCCTAAGTTTATCCTGCTCGACGAACCCTTTGCTGGTGTTGACCCCATTGCTGTTCGCGATATACAGGAGATAGTTGCCAAACTGAAGTACAAGAATATTGGCATTCTTATTACCGACCACAACGTGCATGAAACCCTCTCAATTACTGACCGGGCCTATCTCTTGTTTGAAGGGAAAATCCTTAAGGCAGGCAGTGCCGAGGAGCTGGCTGATGACCCGGATGTAAGAAGGGTTTACCTGGGCGATGACTTTATACTCCGCAGAAGAACCTTTGAGGTTTCATAA